Below is a genomic region from Pararhizobium sp. A13.
CATCGGGCGGCAACTCCGCCCCGATGCTGGCCTCGTTTATTATAACGTTTGTGCGCTCGGCTTGTCATTTTAGGCGTCCTCCTCACGTTTCTTGACTGAATAAACGGGCGCGCGCCGGAAAATCCAATGACAAATGAAGTGGGTCATTATAAGCAAAATTAATATGGCTTACCCAATCGATCTTAAGACGCTGAGGGCGTTCGTCACTGTTGCGCGCGAGGGAAACGTCACGCGCGCCTCGGCGCAACTGCATCTCACGCAACCCGCGATCAGCTTGCAGTTGAAACGGTTGGCGGCCGACACCGGCATCACGTTGTTCCGCCGCACGTCGACAGGTTTGGAGCTTACCCACGAGGGCGCGCTGCTTGCCGCCAAAGCCGAACAAGTGCTCGCTTCGCTGCTGGATTTCAGCCAGACGGCTCGGCATCTCGAAACGCAGGTGCGAGGCAAACTCCGGATCGGCACCATTATCGATCCGGAGTTTACCAGGCTCGGCGCCCTCCTGAAGGCACTGGTCGAGAGCGGGCCAAGAATCGAAACGGAGCTACGCCATGGAATGAGCGGAGAGGTGCCGGAGGGGCTGAAGCGAGACGAGCTGGATGTTGGATTCTTTCTCGGGGACATCAGCGATTTTGACCCCGTCGCGGGACTTGCGACCGAAGGGCAGGAAAATCTCTTTCGAGCAAAACAACTCGCGCGACTGACCTACCGCGTTGTTGCGCCTCCGTCTCTCGCCGGATTCGTCCGCGGCCAGGATTGGGCGGAACTGGCTGCCTTGCCCTGGATCGGAACGCCGCCTGCTTCCGTCCACAACCGGCTGCTGGGACGATTGTTCGGCGAGCTTGGCGTGCGACAGAACGTCGTCGCCTCGGTCGATCAGGAAGCGTCCATGCTGGCGATGGTTCGCACAGGCGTTGGGCTCAGCCTCTGTCGCGAGGCGATTGCTCTCCACGAACAGCAGGCCCATGGACTGGTGATCGCCGACCACGTCCAGGTCGAAACCGCCCTGAGCTTTGTCAGTCTGAACGCCCGCGCCGACGATCCCACAATCGCATTTGCATTCGATGCAATTCGGGGAGTGTGGGGTTGATAAACATTTGCCAGGTCAATCTTTTGCGCTGTCATCACCATGTTTACGAACCTCAGCGCCCGCGACGGCTTACCCCGCACCGCGGCGTGAACAGTTCGAGCGCCGACGCGTGAGCTAGCGGCTCAGGTAAAGCCTTACTCCCGCAATGCCCGTGTCCGTTTTGGAAATGGAGCCCAGTCCTGGTTGCTGCCGGCCGAATGTTGCCTCGGCTGCAGCCAAACGGTTGACATATCTTCAGCGGTAAGCAATTCTCTCGGTATTGGTATGACCACTTGGCCAGATGACCACTTTAAGCGGGTCGCAGGCACCGTCGAGGAAGCTGATGTTCTCTGCCGTAGAATCGCGCCGCCTCTATCGCCAGGTGGCGGACCAGATGCGAAGCTTGATCGAACGGGGCGAGTTGGCGCCAGGTTCTCGCCTCCCAGCCGAGCGTGAACTGGCACAGATGCTCGGTGTATCCCGCCCGACGGTCCGCGAAGCTCTGATCGTTCTGGAGGTGGAGGGCTTTGTCGACATCCGAATGGGCTCGGGCATCTATGTGACGGCGCGCAAGGGACCGTCGGCCGATCTGCCGCCGGAGGATTTCGAAGGACCGTTCGAATTGCTGAGGGCGCGGGCGGTGGTGGAGTGCGCCGTCGCCGAGGAGGCCGCCCGCCTGGCACGGCCCGAGCACATCCTCATTCTTGACGACAATCTGGCGCGGATGGCGGCGGCACTCGATGACCGGCGCTTGGCTCTGGCGCTCGACCGCGACTTTCACGTCGCCGTCTCGGGCATCATTGCCAATGCGACCCTGAACCGCTTCGTCGGCAGCATCCACGACATGCGCATGACGCCTTATTTCGAGAAGCTCGCCAGCTATTTCGAAAACACCGAGACCTGGAGGGCCGCGATGGAGGAGCATTGCGCCATCCGGGATGCGATCGCCACCGGCGATCCGGCTGCCGCGCGGGCTGCAATGCGCGCGCATCTCGACCAATCTCAGCTTCGCCTGTCGAAAAGTTTCGAGGAGGAACCGTCCGACAGCGCGATACCCGCTGCGTGGAGGCGTGTCGGGGGCAATTAGCCACAGGACCAATGACTTCAACTTGGGAGGAGAACGAAGATGAAGTTCAGACTGACAACGTTACTGGGCGCGACAGCGGCCATTTTGGCCTCGACGCTTACGGCTCAGGCCGAAACAGTGCTCAAATGGGCGCACGTCTACGAAACATCCGAACCATTCCACACTGAATCCGCCTGGGCGGCCGAAGAGATCGGCAAACGCACAGAGGGCCGCTATAAGATCGATGTCTTTCCGGCCTCGCAGCTCGGCAAGGAAGCCGATCTCAACCAGGGCCTGAAGCTCGGCACGGTCGACATCATCATTTCCGGCTCAAGCTTTGCAGCGCGCGAATACGCGCCAATTGGCGTTACCTACTATCCCTATACGTTCCGCGATCCCGCGCATCTCATCGCCTATACCAAGAGCGATGTGTTCAAGCGGCTGGCCAAGGGATACGAGGACGCTTCGGGCAATCATATTGCCGCCGTCACCTATTACGGCACGCGCCAGACGACATCGAACCGGCCGATCGGCAAATGCACCGACATGCAGGGTCTGAAGATGCGCGTCCCGGACGTGCCGGCCTATCTGGCCATGCCGCGCGCCTGCGGTGCCAATACCACGCCGATCGCCTTTGCCGAGGTCTATCTCGCCCTGCAGAACGGTACGGTCGAGGCCCAGGAAAACCCGCTGACCACAATCGATGCGAAGAAGTTCTACGAAGTGCAGAAGCATATCGTGCTCACCGGCCATATCGTCGACCATCTGAATACGCTGGTGTCGAAGAGCCTGTGGTCGCAACTTTCCGACGCCGACAAGCAGATCTTCACCGAGGTAATGCAGGAGGCCGCCGAGCGCAGCACGAAGATCATCGAAGAGCGCGAAAAGAGCCTGGTTGCGACGTTCAAGGAGCGTGGCATCGAGGTCACCGCGATCGACAAGGCCGATTTCGAAAAGACCGTCGTGGAAAAGGTCGCGCTCGAGGATTTTGGCTACAACAGGGCAGACTGGGAAGCCATCCGCGCTGTCAAGTGAGCCATTGATGCCGGCGGCCCGCAAGAGCCGCCGGCATTCCGCCCCTCCTTTCGCCGGATGATCCCCATGCAACAAGAAGTCCATTCGCTGATAACGCCTCAGGAAATCGCCCATTCCTTCGAGGATGCCGCGCCGGTCGCCGATGTGTCGCATTATGCCGTCGAGGACTGGGCCACGCTCGCTATCTTCTGGGTGATGACGGCCTGCGTCTTCCTGCAGTTCTTCACCCGCTACGTGCTCAACGATAGCTATGCCTGGACCGAGGAGATCGCGATTAACTGCCTGATCGGCGTCGTGTTCCTGGGCTCTGTCATGTGCGTTCGCGTATCACGCCATATCCAGGTCGACGTCCTCTATCACTACCTGCCGCGGCGTTTGGCCAGGGGGATGGCGATCTTCGTGGATATCGTCCGTATCGGCTTCTTCGCCTATGCCTGCTGGCTGATGTGGCGTTATGTGGCGATCGTCGCCGGCGAGCGCATGGTGACCGTCAACCTGCCGCGCAACATCGTCTTCTACAGCGTGATGGCCGGCTTCGTGCTGATGCTCGTCCGCTCCATCCAGGTCTTCATCGCCAATCAGCGCCGCGGTTATTCGGTTCTCGAAAGGCCCGAGGAATTTCAGAAGGTTGAGGATTGATCCATGCTTCTGCTCGTCGGTTCGTTTCTCGTCTTGATGGTGGTGGGTGTGCCCGTTGCCATTTCCATGGCCGTGGCCTCGGTTCTCTACCTCGTATTCTACAATGTAGCACCCGACATCATCGCGGCGCAGCGGATGATCGCCGGGGTTGAGAGCTTTCCGCTGCTCGCCGTTCCCTTCTTCATTCTCGCGGGCAACCTGAT
It encodes:
- a CDS encoding FadR/GntR family transcriptional regulator; its protein translation is MFSAVESRRLYRQVADQMRSLIERGELAPGSRLPAERELAQMLGVSRPTVREALIVLEVEGFVDIRMGSGIYVTARKGPSADLPPEDFEGPFELLRARAVVECAVAEEAARLARPEHILILDDNLARMAAALDDRRLALALDRDFHVAVSGIIANATLNRFVGSIHDMRMTPYFEKLASYFENTETWRAAMEEHCAIRDAIATGDPAAARAAMRAHLDQSQLRLSKSFEEEPSDSAIPAAWRRVGGN
- a CDS encoding LysR family transcriptional regulator, coding for MAYPIDLKTLRAFVTVAREGNVTRASAQLHLTQPAISLQLKRLAADTGITLFRRTSTGLELTHEGALLAAKAEQVLASLLDFSQTARHLETQVRGKLRIGTIIDPEFTRLGALLKALVESGPRIETELRHGMSGEVPEGLKRDELDVGFFLGDISDFDPVAGLATEGQENLFRAKQLARLTYRVVAPPSLAGFVRGQDWAELAALPWIGTPPASVHNRLLGRLFGELGVRQNVVASVDQEASMLAMVRTGVGLSLCREAIALHEQQAHGLVIADHVQVETALSFVSLNARADDPTIAFAFDAIRGVWG
- a CDS encoding TRAP transporter small permease; amino-acid sequence: MQQEVHSLITPQEIAHSFEDAAPVADVSHYAVEDWATLAIFWVMTACVFLQFFTRYVLNDSYAWTEEIAINCLIGVVFLGSVMCVRVSRHIQVDVLYHYLPRRLARGMAIFVDIVRIGFFAYACWLMWRYVAIVAGERMVTVNLPRNIVFYSVMAGFVLMLVRSIQVFIANQRRGYSVLERPEEFQKVED
- a CDS encoding sialic acid TRAP transporter substrate-binding protein SiaP is translated as MKFRLTTLLGATAAILASTLTAQAETVLKWAHVYETSEPFHTESAWAAEEIGKRTEGRYKIDVFPASQLGKEADLNQGLKLGTVDIIISGSSFAAREYAPIGVTYYPYTFRDPAHLIAYTKSDVFKRLAKGYEDASGNHIAAVTYYGTRQTTSNRPIGKCTDMQGLKMRVPDVPAYLAMPRACGANTTPIAFAEVYLALQNGTVEAQENPLTTIDAKKFYEVQKHIVLTGHIVDHLNTLVSKSLWSQLSDADKQIFTEVMQEAAERSTKIIEEREKSLVATFKERGIEVTAIDKADFEKTVVEKVALEDFGYNRADWEAIRAVK